A genomic stretch from Anaerohalosphaeraceae bacterium includes:
- a CDS encoding argininosuccinate synthase: MAKKKTEKVVLAYSGGLDTSVILPWLKETYGYDVVAFAAELGQGDELKGIQKKALATGAVQCIVRDLRKEFVEDFLWPMLKAGAVYENGYLLGTSIARPLIAKHQVDVAHKTGATAVAHGATGKGNDQVRFELTYMALDPALKIIAPWKDPNFTLTSREAAVEYARKHNIPIQQSKKKIYSRDRNLWHISHEGADLEDPWNEPQEHLFVLTRPVSKTPNRPDYVQIDFEKGVPVKLNGRAVGGVRLIEMLNEIGGLHGIGQADLVENRLVGMKSRGVYETPGGTILSTAHRALEMLTLERETMHYKQQVALRYAELVYYGQWYSPLREALDAFVNVTQEAVTGTVRLKLFKGQATLAGVKSPKSLYNPKLASFTMGDEYNPTDATGFIRLFGLPMKVAALVRRQNPEKPAKKSKRG, from the coding sequence ATGGCTAAGAAGAAAACGGAAAAGGTTGTCCTGGCATACAGCGGGGGACTGGATACGAGTGTGATTCTGCCGTGGCTGAAGGAAACCTACGGCTATGACGTCGTGGCGTTTGCTGCAGAGCTGGGGCAGGGAGATGAGCTGAAAGGGATTCAGAAAAAGGCGCTGGCGACGGGAGCGGTGCAGTGCATCGTCCGCGATTTGCGGAAAGAGTTTGTGGAGGATTTTCTGTGGCCGATGCTCAAGGCCGGTGCGGTTTATGAGAATGGATATCTTTTGGGAACGAGTATCGCCCGACCGCTGATTGCCAAGCATCAGGTCGATGTGGCGCACAAGACCGGTGCAACGGCGGTGGCGCACGGGGCGACCGGCAAGGGCAATGACCAGGTGCGGTTCGAACTGACCTATATGGCGCTGGACCCGGCGCTGAAGATTATTGCCCCGTGGAAAGACCCGAATTTCACGCTCACCAGCCGGGAAGCAGCCGTAGAGTACGCCCGGAAGCACAACATTCCGATTCAGCAGAGCAAGAAAAAAATCTATTCCCGCGACCGCAATCTGTGGCATATCAGCCATGAGGGGGCGGATTTGGAAGACCCGTGGAATGAGCCGCAGGAGCATTTGTTTGTTCTGACGCGTCCGGTTTCAAAAACGCCCAATCGGCCGGATTATGTGCAGATTGATTTTGAAAAGGGTGTTCCGGTGAAACTGAACGGCCGGGCGGTCGGCGGAGTGCGGCTGATTGAAATGCTCAACGAAATCGGCGGACTTCACGGAATCGGCCAGGCGGACCTTGTGGAAAATCGGCTGGTCGGAATGAAATCCCGCGGGGTGTATGAAACACCGGGCGGGACGATTCTGTCCACGGCCCATCGGGCCTTGGAGATGCTCACGCTCGAGCGGGAGACGATGCATTACAAGCAGCAGGTGGCCCTGCGGTACGCCGAACTGGTGTATTACGGGCAGTGGTATTCACCGCTGCGTGAGGCCCTGGATGCGTTTGTGAATGTCACGCAGGAAGCGGTGACAGGAACGGTGCGGCTGAAACTCTTCAAGGGACAGGCGACGCTGGCAGGCGTGAAGAGTCCGAAGAGTCTGTATAACCCGAAGCTGGCCAGCTTTACGATGGGCGATGAATACAATCCGACGGATGCGACCGGCTTTATCCGTCTGTTTGGCCTGCCGATGAAGGTTGCCGCGCTGGTTCGCCGTCAGAATCCGGAAAAGCCGGCCAAAAAATCCAAACGCGGGTGA
- the aroE gene encoding shikimate dehydrogenase, translated as MTILAVSISAESVEKAQEQIDRSICQGAEAIELRLDFLKNQAEAAPANLVKYVRSKGLPVIATFRHISEGGAADWPTEKRLKVLTASMEAGADFIDWEFAQYLQPGVQETLTAALRRFRACRLILSAHNFHGPFEDLAARYEAMRTLCPEAVVKLVYTARHINECFESMDLLHQEKEDLIVFAMGQAGMMTRILAKKLGGFLTFACPEEAAAAAPGQIPIRKMKTLYRWDALNRQTELYGIIGNPVGHSLSPAVYNGCFEAQGRNALHLPLEVGGGQAEFNLFLLSILQRPWLDFRGVGVTLPHKSSALEFVHREGGYLEPLAERIGAANTVKIGHNGQVSAYNTDCVGALNALTETLGVERKELRNQEAAVIGAGGAARAVIVGLMDAGCRVTVYNRTLEKAYSLAEEFGCRAAPLEEIRSCRARIFVNCTSLGMAPNTDSTPVPAEVFGPDSVAFDTVYVPLETRFLREAKAAGARVVSGAEMFIRQAVVQYRHLTGVEPDELLLRRIVMEKLK; from the coding sequence ATGACAATACTGGCGGTTTCTATTTCAGCAGAAAGCGTAGAAAAAGCCCAAGAGCAGATTGACCGGTCGATCTGTCAGGGGGCGGAAGCCATTGAGCTGCGTCTGGACTTTCTGAAAAATCAAGCTGAGGCAGCGCCCGCAAATCTGGTGAAATATGTCAGGTCCAAAGGGCTGCCCGTGATTGCAACTTTTCGGCATATTTCGGAAGGCGGCGCGGCGGATTGGCCGACTGAGAAACGGCTGAAGGTGCTGACAGCGTCGATGGAGGCGGGAGCCGATTTTATTGATTGGGAATTCGCTCAGTATCTTCAGCCCGGTGTTCAGGAGACGCTCACGGCGGCCTTGCGGCGTTTTCGGGCATGCCGGCTGATTCTTTCCGCTCACAACTTTCACGGTCCTTTTGAGGATTTGGCGGCTCGTTATGAAGCGATGCGAACGCTTTGTCCGGAGGCGGTTGTGAAGCTGGTCTATACGGCACGCCATATCAACGAATGTTTTGAGTCGATGGACCTGCTGCATCAGGAAAAGGAGGATTTGATCGTTTTTGCCATGGGGCAGGCGGGAATGATGACACGAATTTTGGCCAAGAAGCTCGGCGGATTTCTGACTTTTGCCTGTCCGGAAGAAGCAGCGGCGGCGGCACCCGGGCAGATTCCGATTCGGAAAATGAAGACGCTGTATCGATGGGATGCCCTCAATCGTCAGACGGAGCTGTACGGGATTATCGGAAATCCGGTTGGGCATTCGCTCAGTCCGGCGGTGTATAACGGCTGTTTTGAAGCCCAGGGCCGCAACGCCCTGCATCTGCCGCTGGAGGTGGGAGGGGGACAGGCGGAGTTTAATCTTTTTCTACTGTCGATTCTTCAGCGCCCCTGGCTGGATTTTCGGGGGGTTGGAGTAACGCTTCCGCATAAGAGCTCGGCTTTGGAATTTGTCCATCGGGAAGGGGGGTATCTGGAGCCGCTGGCGGAGCGGATTGGGGCGGCCAACACGGTAAAAATCGGCCATAACGGTCAGGTGAGTGCTTACAATACCGATTGTGTAGGGGCTCTGAATGCGCTGACGGAAACGCTCGGAGTTGAACGGAAGGAGCTGCGGAATCAGGAAGCGGCGGTCATCGGGGCCGGCGGAGCGGCCCGGGCGGTGATCGTCGGGCTGATGGATGCCGGCTGCCGGGTGACGGTGTATAACCGAACGCTTGAAAAAGCCTATTCCCTGGCAGAGGAGTTTGGCTGTCGGGCGGCACCCCTGGAGGAAATCCGCAGCTGCCGAGCTCGGATTTTTGTCAACTGCACCAGTTTGGGAATGGCCCCCAACACAGACTCCACACCGGTGCCGGCGGAGGTGTTCGGGCCGGATTCCGTGGCGTTTGATACGGTGTATGTCCCGCTGGAAACCCGCTTTCTGCGGGAGGCAAAGGCCGCCGGTGCACGGGTGGTCAGCGGGGCGGAAATGTTTATCCGACAGGCCGTTGTGCAGTATCGGCACCTGACGGGCGTTGAGCCGGACGAGTTGTTGCTTCGCCGAATTGTGATGGAAAAACTGAAATGA
- a CDS encoding redoxin domain-containing protein, with translation MVSYKNILVTAAAAALAFWAVQGVWAGDDSQKAAEGHQCGAEKCPGAAPNFVLKDLDGKDIKLSDYAGKKIVVLEWANWDCPFVKPHYQNKTFARLIDKYVNAKEGEPEKKVVWLTINSTHYAKPEDHKAWAKEHQLKHPILADPTGQVGRLYKATNTPQMFVIDLEGHIAYQGAIDNAPLGKVPENEKYVNYVEQALDALLAGKEPPVKETKPYGCTVKYPPQQETSK, from the coding sequence ATGGTGAGCTATAAGAACATTTTGGTGACAGCGGCCGCGGCTGCTCTGGCGTTCTGGGCCGTTCAGGGAGTTTGGGCCGGAGATGATTCTCAGAAAGCAGCCGAAGGCCATCAGTGCGGGGCGGAAAAGTGTCCGGGTGCCGCTCCCAATTTCGTTTTGAAAGATTTGGACGGCAAGGACATAAAATTGTCAGACTATGCAGGCAAAAAGATTGTGGTGCTCGAATGGGCCAACTGGGACTGTCCGTTTGTCAAACCGCATTACCAGAATAAGACATTCGCCAGACTGATTGACAAATATGTGAACGCCAAAGAAGGCGAACCAGAGAAAAAGGTAGTGTGGCTGACAATCAACAGCACGCACTATGCCAAGCCGGAGGACCACAAGGCCTGGGCCAAAGAGCACCAGCTGAAGCATCCAATTCTGGCGGACCCAACCGGACAGGTCGGCCGGTTGTACAAGGCCACCAATACCCCGCAGATGTTTGTAATCGATTTAGAGGGACATATTGCCTATCAGGGGGCCATTGACAATGCTCCTCTGGGCAAGGTCCCCGAAAATGAAAAGTATGTCAATTACGTAGAACAGGCTCTGGATGCCCTGCTGGCCGGAAAAGAACCGCCCGTAAAGGAAACCAAGCCGTACGGCTGTACGGTGAAATATCCGCCGCAGCAGGAAACAAGTAAATAA
- a CDS encoding DUF2817 domain-containing protein, protein MKQMKMKKCLVPVIFLTIAPIFPILTSGCQPWPDPYAPKVVTPVTITPYSIGTSVEGRPIECYQFGNTGPTILVLGAIHGNEPASRVLADALKDYLIRNRYLYARQRILLIPVANPDGLAAGTRDNARQIDLNRNFPADNRLNNDRYGREPLSEPESKALYNLIETEKPVRILSIHQPYGCIDYDGPGKYLAQRMALWCPLPVERIGALPGSLGSWAGETKGIPTITFEMKAEDTLLNQQQLWDKYGRAVVDFLIAP, encoded by the coding sequence ATGAAACAGATGAAAATGAAAAAATGCCTTGTCCCTGTAATCTTCCTGACAATAGCCCCCATATTCCCCATATTAACATCCGGCTGTCAACCCTGGCCGGATCCTTATGCCCCGAAAGTTGTCACTCCGGTTACGATAACTCCCTATTCCATCGGTACTTCCGTTGAAGGGAGGCCTATCGAATGCTATCAGTTCGGCAACACTGGCCCGACAATTCTCGTGCTCGGGGCTATCCACGGCAATGAACCCGCCAGCCGGGTCCTGGCCGACGCACTTAAAGATTATTTAATCCGAAACCGGTATTTGTATGCTCGCCAAAGAATTCTTCTGATTCCGGTCGCTAATCCGGACGGCTTGGCCGCGGGTACACGCGACAACGCCCGCCAAATCGATTTGAACCGTAATTTTCCTGCTGACAACCGGCTCAACAACGACCGATATGGCCGGGAGCCGCTCTCTGAACCCGAATCCAAAGCGCTGTATAACCTGATTGAAACGGAAAAACCTGTTCGAATTCTCAGCATTCATCAGCCCTACGGCTGTATCGATTATGACGGCCCGGGGAAATATCTGGCTCAGCGGATGGCCCTGTGGTGTCCGCTGCCCGTAGAACGCATCGGGGCACTGCCCGGTTCACTCGGTTCCTGGGCCGGTGAAACCAAAGGAATTCCCACCATCACATTCGAAATGAAGGCCGAAGACACCCTTCTGAATCAACAGCAGCTTTGGGACAAATACGGAAGGGCCGTTGTCGATTTCCTGATTGCCCCCTGA